Proteins found in one Solitalea lacus genomic segment:
- a CDS encoding DEAD/DEAH box helicase: MLRVDSNKPSKIVYSLLQHEFLGYLFEPHIVQMNREYTYSLVHKRLFSHTSSEFARFLDDTDHQLIALLEQVEQENIIRRFHKQPIRPREFFTKFWTDALKAKVQPFIEATLSQAIELMRNKAVFEMGKEGNPTWQSISIAEQPASVLFHFRRNEDATRYFPTIKYKDKRIEFMFKDAQIIANQPAWMLLNDTLYNFEGELEGKKLVPFLNKRFIEIPRSSEKTYFEKFVAPLIEKHHVYAEGFDIITEKYEAAPQLKLNLKKEIPSLDLSFRYGKYKFPFGSQSAVSVSVEKKDENYAFHRIKRSVNWEQKKANELLTLGLTLEIPNHFHLHRLSAEPDEFSLHEWLNEHFEELQKTGFAIDQSGDKRYVFGKSSINLSFKENNDWFDIHAIVRFGSYEIPFIDLKHHILNRKREFTLPSGEIAIIPESWFNTYGNLFAFAEGNKHLKLKKHFVGLVQEYANSELAEVTMDRKLRRLEQFEEIEDIPIPEHFKGELRPYQKAGFNWFNFLSSYNLGGCLADDMGLGKTVQTLALLQKVKEQSDVHQTSLLIMPTSLIDNWISEAKKFTPKLKVHVFTGAARDKDVSLFAKYDLILTTYGIVRIDHELLEKFYFHYIILDESQNIKNPHSKSARSVKTLKSKHKLILTGTPVENTVADLWTQLSFVNPGLLGSHTYFQNEFIIPIEKKQDEEKLLRLQALIKPFILRRTKDQVAKELPDKTEQIFYCGMSEEQEKVYEETKSFYRNELLRLITESGVAKSQIPVLQGLTRLRQIANHPKLVDESYKFDSWKFSLVIELLQNTLTRGHKVLVFSQFVKHLQLLRNVLDGLNINYAYLDGATQNRSANIKAFKENDDIQLFLISIKAGGTGLNLIEADYVFLLDPWWNPAVEQQAIDRAHRIGQTKNVFIYKFITKNSVEEKILKLQKKKKSLSSSLITVEDSFEKSLTTEDIKALLD, from the coding sequence ATGTTACGGGTTGATAGCAATAAACCATCTAAAATTGTTTACTCGTTGTTGCAGCATGAGTTTTTGGGTTATTTGTTTGAGCCCCATATTGTTCAAATGAATCGTGAGTACACTTACTCGCTCGTACATAAACGCCTGTTTTCACATACTTCTTCTGAATTTGCTCGTTTTTTAGATGATACTGACCATCAACTTATCGCGCTTTTAGAACAGGTTGAACAAGAAAATATCATCCGTCGCTTTCACAAACAGCCAATTCGTCCGCGTGAATTCTTTACCAAATTCTGGACTGACGCCTTAAAGGCCAAAGTACAACCCTTTATTGAAGCAACTTTGAGTCAAGCTATTGAATTAATGCGCAATAAGGCGGTTTTTGAAATGGGGAAAGAAGGCAACCCAACCTGGCAATCAATTAGCATTGCCGAACAACCTGCTTCGGTCCTGTTTCATTTCAGACGGAATGAAGATGCTACCCGCTATTTTCCTACCATAAAATATAAAGACAAGCGCATTGAGTTTATGTTTAAGGATGCGCAAATTATTGCCAACCAGCCCGCCTGGATGCTGCTAAATGACACGCTTTATAATTTTGAAGGTGAATTGGAAGGAAAAAAACTGGTTCCGTTCTTAAACAAGCGCTTTATTGAGATTCCGCGTTCTTCTGAAAAAACGTACTTCGAAAAGTTTGTTGCTCCTTTGATTGAAAAGCATCACGTTTATGCCGAAGGCTTTGATATAATAACTGAGAAATACGAAGCAGCACCACAACTGAAACTCAACCTAAAAAAGGAAATTCCAAGTTTAGACTTGAGTTTCCGTTATGGAAAATACAAATTCCCTTTCGGTTCACAATCAGCTGTTTCCGTGTCGGTTGAAAAAAAAGATGAAAACTACGCTTTTCACCGCATAAAAAGGTCTGTAAACTGGGAACAAAAAAAAGCGAACGAACTGCTTACTTTAGGCTTAACACTAGAAATACCTAACCATTTTCACTTACACCGATTGTCAGCAGAACCGGATGAGTTTTCGCTTCATGAATGGCTCAATGAACATTTCGAGGAATTACAAAAAACCGGCTTTGCAATTGATCAATCGGGAGATAAACGTTATGTGTTTGGAAAATCGTCAATCAACCTTTCGTTTAAAGAAAATAATGACTGGTTTGATATCCACGCAATTGTCAGATTTGGTTCGTATGAAATTCCGTTTATCGATCTAAAACATCATATTCTTAATCGAAAACGAGAGTTTACATTGCCATCAGGCGAAATTGCAATAATTCCTGAAAGTTGGTTTAATACCTATGGTAACTTGTTCGCCTTTGCCGAAGGAAACAAACACCTTAAACTTAAAAAGCATTTTGTTGGTTTGGTGCAAGAGTATGCTAATTCTGAGCTGGCCGAAGTTACAATGGATAGAAAACTTCGCCGTTTAGAGCAGTTTGAAGAAATTGAAGACATTCCAATTCCCGAACATTTTAAAGGTGAATTAAGGCCTTATCAGAAGGCAGGTTTCAACTGGTTCAATTTCCTGAGTAGTTATAATTTAGGCGGATGTCTTGCCGATGATATGGGTTTAGGAAAAACCGTTCAAACCCTGGCACTTTTACAAAAGGTGAAAGAGCAGAGTGACGTTCATCAAACCTCACTGCTTATCATGCCTACCTCGTTAATTGATAACTGGATTAGTGAAGCAAAGAAATTCACCCCAAAACTAAAAGTACATGTTTTTACTGGAGCTGCTCGTGACAAAGACGTTTCACTATTTGCCAAATACGATTTAATTTTAACCACCTATGGCATTGTTCGGATTGATCATGAGTTGTTGGAAAAATTCTACTTTCATTACATCATTTTAGATGAGAGTCAGAATATCAAAAATCCCCATAGCAAAAGTGCCCGATCAGTTAAAACGCTAAAATCGAAGCATAAATTAATACTTACCGGTACACCGGTAGAAAATACTGTTGCTGATTTATGGACACAACTTTCATTTGTTAATCCTGGCTTACTGGGATCGCATACCTATTTTCAAAATGAGTTTATCATTCCAATAGAGAAAAAACAAGACGAGGAAAAGCTTCTTCGCTTACAAGCTTTAATAAAACCGTTTATCTTACGTAGAACCAAGGACCAGGTTGCCAAAGAGTTGCCGGATAAAACGGAGCAGATTTTCTACTGCGGAATGAGTGAGGAGCAAGAAAAAGTATATGAAGAAACCAAATCATTCTACCGTAATGAATTATTGCGCTTAATAACAGAAAGTGGCGTTGCTAAATCGCAGATTCCGGTATTACAGGGTTTAACCCGTTTGCGCCAAATTGCTAATCACCCTAAACTGGTTGATGAGTCATACAAATTTGATTCGTGGAAATTTTCATTGGTAATTGAACTGTTGCAGAATACATTGACCAGAGGTCATAAAGTACTTGTGTTTTCACAATTTGTAAAGCATTTGCAGTTGCTTAGAAATGTACTTGATGGCCTAAATATTAATTATGCTTATTTGGATGGAGCCACACAAAACAGAAGTGCGAACATTAAAGCCTTTAAGGAGAATGATGATATTCAATTGTTTTTAATCTCGATAAAAGCCGGGGGAACTGGTCTCAACTTAATTGAAGCGGATTATGTGTTTCTGCTTGATCCTTGGTGGAATCCTGCCGTTGAACAGCAAGCCATTGACCGCGCACATCGTATAGGCCAAACCAAAAATGTATTTATCTATAAGTTCATAACTAAAAACTCCGTGGAAGAGAAGATTTTAAAACTGCAAAAGAAGAAAAAATCACTATCCAGTTCGTTAATAACGGTTGAAGATTCATTTGAGAAATCATTAACTACAGAGGATATTAAAGCATTACTTGACTAA
- a CDS encoding phage holin family protein, with protein MNLIVQLIISAAVAFGLSYILPGVHIDSFGTAILLALVLGILNAIVKPILVFLTFPITILTLGLFLFVINALIIIWVDKLIEGFTVDGFWWALLFSLLLSFVTSVFSGGEKE; from the coding sequence ATGAATTTAATCGTTCAACTGATAATTAGTGCGGCAGTAGCTTTCGGCTTGTCGTACATTTTGCCGGGCGTTCATATTGACTCCTTTGGGACAGCAATCCTATTAGCCTTAGTCTTGGGAATATTAAATGCCATAGTGAAGCCTATCCTGGTTTTCCTCACATTCCCTATCACCATTTTAACACTCGGACTATTTTTATTTGTTATAAATGCCCTAATTATTATTTGGGTAGATAAACTGATTGAAGGGTTTACTGTAGATGGGTTTTGGTGGGCACTTTTATTCAGCTTACTATTGTCATTTGTAACCTCTGTTTTCAGTGGAGGCGAAAAGGAATAA